In one Chryseobacterium camelliae genomic region, the following are encoded:
- a CDS encoding START-like domain-containing protein, translated as MAKHKVHYEFPMHCLSEILYEYLATAEGLSEWFADEVTEKGDDFFFSWGGGPAEKATLIRYKPEGFVRFRWEEDEGTKNFFEMTIVIDDITEDLALNITDFCEDGDEDENAMYWENLIENLRIKLGAA; from the coding sequence ATGGCGAAACATAAAGTCCATTACGAGTTCCCAATGCACTGTCTGTCAGAGATTTTATATGAGTATCTTGCGACTGCAGAAGGGTTGTCTGAATGGTTTGCGGATGAGGTAACAGAGAAGGGCGATGACTTCTTTTTCAGCTGGGGTGGAGGTCCTGCTGAGAAAGCCACTTTAATCAGATATAAGCCTGAAGGTTTCGTTCGTTTCAGATGGGAAGAAGACGAAGGAACAAAAAATTTCTTTGAAATGACGATCGTAATTGATGATATTACAGAAGATTTAGCCTTAAATATTACAGACTTCTGTGAAGATGGAGATGAAGATGAAAATGCAATGTACTGGGAAAATCTGATAGAGAATCTAAGAATAAAATTAGGGGCTGCTTAA